The following are encoded together in the Opitutales bacterium genome:
- a CDS encoding NADPH-dependent 7-cyano-7-deazaguanine reductase QueF has translation MKDSHSQQANVPEARFLGKASPEIHHYDAGLLVQIPRSSNRDASGIDADALGFVGWDIWTAWEVSFLLESGLPLVGVIQFWVDQNSRCIIESKSVKLYLSSFNETVMGTAVDSARATFLDRVSKDLSAVAEAEVKVRWVDTWGTGSDLYEAPLLEERFGDTGPFPNELSCVGAEDLSWVTARSALLRSQCRITRQPDWGDVFVAYRGKTVPDGRSLLGYILSMRLEEHFHEEIVEQMYRDLWQACDLKNLLVYAQYTRRGGVDINPMRASSAEAIERWWGSGFSPFQPMFRQ, from the coding sequence ATGAAGGATTCGCACTCTCAACAGGCTAACGTTCCTGAGGCACGCTTTTTGGGCAAGGCTAGCCCGGAGATTCACCACTATGATGCTGGGTTGCTCGTGCAGATTCCGCGATCTTCTAATCGTGATGCATCTGGCATCGATGCGGACGCCCTCGGTTTCGTTGGCTGGGATATTTGGACCGCTTGGGAGGTCTCTTTTCTTTTAGAAAGTGGATTGCCTCTTGTCGGAGTGATCCAGTTTTGGGTCGATCAGAATTCACGCTGCATCATCGAATCGAAATCTGTGAAATTATACCTATCTAGTTTCAACGAAACGGTGATGGGAACTGCTGTCGATAGCGCCCGAGCAACCTTTTTAGACCGTGTAAGTAAGGATCTCTCGGCGGTGGCTGAGGCAGAGGTTAAAGTTCGATGGGTCGATACTTGGGGGACGGGTTCAGACCTTTATGAGGCTCCCCTTCTCGAAGAACGCTTTGGGGACACCGGACCCTTTCCAAATGAGTTGAGTTGCGTGGGCGCGGAAGATTTGAGTTGGGTGACTGCGCGTTCTGCTTTGTTGCGGTCGCAGTGCCGGATCACGAGGCAGCCGGACTGGGGAGATGTATTTGTTGCGTATCGTGGGAAGACTGTCCCAGACGGACGTTCTTTACTGGGGTATATTCTGAGTATGCGTCTTGAGGAACACTTTCATGAGGAGATCGTCGAACAAATGTATCGAGATCTTTGGCAGGCATGTGACCTTAAAAACCTGTTAGTATATGCGCAGTATACGCGGCGGGGCGGTGTCGACATCAATCCCATGAGGGCCAGTAGCGCGGAGGCGATAGAGCGGTGGTGGGGGTCTGGGTTCTCGCCATTCCAACCGATGTTTAGGCAGTGA
- the cmoA gene encoding carboxy-S-adenosyl-L-methionine synthase CmoA: MKPDEDGRDRIYDVPQDEVRPFVFDSQVASVFDDMIRRSVPGYGLTLQLISSIASRLKHPVRVYDLGCSLGAGMASADRGMAGSGVEIVGIDTSDSMLSRANEHLSACGMAHPFQLIRADVCDYTLLQHNLCLLNFTLQFVDPTQRGELIRKIHDALLPGGYLILSEKIEFETVEEQELQTDWHHAFKSLNGYSDLEISQKRTSLENRLVPETRAAHVHRLRSAGFSQVVPWFQAFNFVSFVAVR; this comes from the coding sequence ATTAAGCCTGACGAAGACGGCCGGGATCGTATCTACGATGTGCCTCAGGATGAGGTGCGTCCGTTTGTTTTCGATTCCCAGGTAGCATCTGTGTTCGACGACATGATTCGCCGCTCTGTTCCGGGTTATGGACTGACTTTGCAGTTGATCTCGTCTATTGCTTCCAGATTGAAACATCCTGTGCGCGTCTATGACCTGGGTTGTAGCTTGGGTGCGGGGATGGCGTCTGCAGATCGGGGTATGGCAGGATCCGGTGTGGAAATCGTGGGTATCGATACTTCAGATTCGATGTTGTCGCGGGCTAACGAGCATTTGAGCGCCTGTGGTATGGCACATCCGTTTCAGTTAATCAGGGCCGATGTATGCGATTATACTCTACTCCAGCACAACCTGTGTCTTCTCAATTTTACGCTTCAGTTTGTAGATCCCACACAGCGTGGTGAGCTGATTCGAAAAATTCACGACGCATTACTTCCAGGTGGCTACCTGATTCTTTCCGAGAAGATCGAGTTTGAAACGGTTGAAGAGCAAGAGCTTCAAACCGACTGGCACCACGCATTCAAGAGCCTGAATGGTTATTCAGATTTGGAGATCAGCCAGAAGCGTACTTCTCTTGAGAATCGGCTTGTTCCTGAGACGCGCGCCGCGCATGTCCATCGTTTGAGATCAGCTGGGTTCTCTCAAGTAGTTCCCTGGTTTCAAGCTTTCAATTTCGTTTCATTTGTGGCGGTAAGATGA